The sequence GCTGCAATGGCACCGCGCTCGAAAGCAGCACCAAACTCCAGGACTCCATTTACTTCAAAGGCGCCGACAACAAGACGCTCTACGTCAACCTCTTCGTTCCGTCCACGCTGAACTGGACCGAACGCAACCTGGTCGTGAAGCAGCGCACCGATTTCCCTTACGCCGACACAACCCAGATCGTTCTCACGGGCGGCGGCCAGTTCGACATCAAGATCCGCGTGCCGCGCTGGGCAACCCGCGGCTTCTTCGTCAAGATCAACGGCCGCGCGCAGTCGGTCAAAGCCGTGCCGGGCACCTATCTGACGCTCCGCAGAAACTGGCGGGACAACGACACGATCGAGCTTCGGATGCCGTTCCACTTCTATCTGGATCCGGTCGTGGATCAGCCCAATGTCGCCAGCATCTTCTACGGTCCGGTTTTGTTGGCGGCCGAAGAGTCCGGCCCCCGAATCGACTGGCGCCCCGTGGTTCTCGACGCCGGAGAAATCGGGAAGTCGATCACCGGCGATCCCGGCACCCTTCGTTTCAAAATCGGCGACGCTGCTTTCAAGCCGTTCTATGAAACGTACGGGCGATACTCGGTGTATCTGAACGTGACCTTGAAGTAGGGAGGTCAGCATAAGAATGGCAATCATCGACGAAAAAGCCGGGACAATCCCGGACAACAAGATTCTGCTGCGAGAGATCGTGCATGCATGCGTCGTCGTCAGAAATGTGGAAAAGACGGCAAGGAACCTGTCCGACAAATTCGGCATCGGGCCATGGGACGTGCACGTCAAGAGCTATCCGGAATCCCAGGCCAGCTTCAGGGGCAAGTCGACAGACTGCACATTTAAGTTCGCATATGCCAGGGTCGGCACGATCACTCTGGAACTTGTCGAGCCGATAAGCGGCATGTCGAGTTACCAGGAATTCCTGGAGCAGCACGGAGAGGGGCTTCATCATCTGGGTTTCCCTGTGCCTCTTCCTTTCGATGCAGAAATAGAGAAGTGGAAGCGGCAGGGCCTTCAGCCGGTGCAGGTAATGAAGCTGGACGATCCCGAAGAAGGGTGGGCCTACATGGACACCCAGGACCTGGCCGGTTTCACGCTCGAAATCCTCAGCTTTAGGAAGTTTCAATAAATCCAAAACGAGCGCCGTAATCCCGGAACCGTCTCCGCGAAATTCGTTTTTGATATTGTCGTGGAGCCTCGCCCCGGGGTAGAAGAAGGTCCGTCGGGAAATTCGGGCATGTTTACCTAATTCGGTTCTGGTGGAGGACTTCTCAATCCAGCAGAGGTCTCTCGTTCAGGTATCGGCAGCGATCCCGAGCGAGGGTCTGGAAGGTCGGGCGTCGGCGCGCCAACTGAAAGGCATTGTGGCGGTCGGGGATGCGGCCGGGCATTGGCTGAAAGAGGAACCTGTTACCCTCATGGACCTTCCGGACGATCTTTCCGGCGGGCAGGAAATCCGCTACGTGGCTGGCGTTTATTTACGCTCCGGCGAATATGTCGCCGCGGTTGCGGTCGATGATGCCACAGTCGGCAAACGCAATCTCTGGCGCGGGAGGATTCAGGTTCCCGAGCTGCCGAATGGACTATTGGCATGGGAGGAGCATTTTCCACAAGTAGAAGGCGTGGGTTACTTCAGCCACGCGACTTTGATCTCGCCTTCGACGGCTTCGAAATCATGATCGCCCGTGACAAGTTCGGCGTTAGGAACCTTACGGGTATGCTGCCGTTCCCAGGCCGGATAATCCTTTTGGAGCAGGTCGGCCGCAAATGGTCCGAGATAGGTGTAGCCGGTGCGCCGTTCGTATTCTATATCTTGCAGCCGGGCCTTGACGATTCCGTCCCGTCCCACAAACATCGGACGGTTCGTGACGATGTCATAAAACCTGGCCCAGAGAAGAGGCGCCGCGGGATCCGCGACGACAACGTAATCGAACCCGCGAGGCTGCGAGGGGGCGCTCACTTTGTCGACTCGCAATCCCTTGATTGCCGCTGCACGGAACCATTCGACAGCATTATGAATTGCCAGGACGACCTCGGGTCCGGGATTGTCGACTCCCATGAGAAGCCGGACGATGCTTACCGATTCACGGCCCGCGATCGAGGGCAGCTCGTAGGCCCTCGCCTTGCATGGTGCGAGCGTCACCGCGTCGTGCTGCGCGCACCAGCCGGTCGGCTTGCCGTTCACTTTGATCTGTGCCGCGATGATGAGCTGAACGCCACGGTCCCCGGCGCTGGATGCGCGTTTTCGGGTCGTCGGGTCGACGAAGGCGAAAGGAGGCAGGCCGCTTGCGACATCGCGGAGCAACAGCATGACGTTCACAGCCGCGTCGTCGTTAAACGTGATCTGCCGCGAATAGTCATCACGCAGAGGGTAGTACTGGGGCCATCCGCCGTTGGCGTACTGGGCCGCCAGCAGGAAGCGCAGGCCTTCGAGGATACTCGATCGGAATCGAGGCTGGTCCGCAGCTTCCGACACTCGGGCAAGAAAGCGGATTTGAGTGGTCGTGGCGTCATTATCGATGGTCGAATCCGTCAGGCGCTTGTCGAGCGCGACTCTGGAGCGGCCGGCCGGCGTGAGAGGCACGGCCATATCGATGTTTTTGGGCCAGCCGCCGGTGCCGCGTTGGTACAGCAGAACGTTGTCCGCGATGCGCACGGCTTCCGGCGTCGCATACCACGCCGCAGATTGACGCAGGCATTGCGACCATGGCACGGCGGGCTCAATGAGTTTTTGTGCGCCGGCAGCAGTCGTAAACCTCCACGTACGGCCGACCACCATGCCGGAGGGAGTCAGCTGATCGACACGCCAGTAATAGGTGGTGCCGGGCGACAGCGGGCCGGGCTGGTACTGCAGGCGTGTCATCTCTTCCCGAAACAACGGTGCCTCCGTCGGGCCGAAAAATATCCGCTGCCTTATGGCAGTGGGTTCAGGAGCCCAGCGAAGGACTACGTTCGACGCATCTACGAGCCGGGCACCGTCGGCAGGTTGGGGAAGGCCGGCCTGTTTTGCTGCGCCCGAAGGCACCGTGGCCTCCGGGCTTTGTGCTGCAGGCGCCGAGGCCGCAAATGAGGCAACGATCCACAGCAATACAGAGCCTAACCATGCAAATGGCCGGCTCAAGCGTGTGGGCATGGCAAGCCTGGCTGTATTGGAGTCACCATTGAGTCGACAATTGTCGAGTTTACGCCAACGTGGATAGTCCAAATTGAATCCCATCGTTTGATCCGTCGCCTCTGCGGACGGATCAAGGATTTGAGCGCCAAGAAGCTAAAGATTTTTTGGTCCCGTCTGTGCCGCTCCATGAAACTCGCAATTGCCTCCGGAGCTTCGCAAACCCAACGGAGCCCACGGGGAAACCTCCTCAAACCACCCGCTCCAGGGCTGGCACCCTAATGCATGCATCCGGAGACGCACTCGATTATACATCGGTATAGGGGGGGACAGCCGTGAACGGGGCCTGAAAATAATGTTACAGGTGATGATTAGGGCAATGCGTGCCGGGTCATACTGCCCCTCCTGAACGCGGGGACACTATAACCAGGCACCCTTTCCTACGGCGCGGGCGTAAATGATGATCAGCTGGGCGCTCAGGGAATACGAACGAATTCCGGCCGGAGCGCGGTTTGCTTTCAGGTAGGTGTCGATCGCGACAGCATTCGCATTGCTGACGAACCCGCGATGCCGGTCCACAAACATCCTGTTGTACGCGATGTCCCGTTGGATGCCGCCGTTGCGTCGTGATGTGAATTCAACGACTTTATCCGGAGCGAGTCTTCTCAACTCTCCCAGGAGCTGCTGCTGAGCAAAGAGATATCCGGAGTAACGAACGTAGGGATCGCGGGCATGAATGCAGGCCAGGAATCCGAAGAAATTGGCCTCGTCTTCGCTGGCAATCCCACGTTGGTGAGCTTTTTCATGAGCGATCGCCTGGGGCAGGGTGTGCGGAGGCAGCTCCCGGTTGAAATTTGCTTCCCCGGTCCACGGGCTGTAGACCCCGCCGATCAGCAATGAGTTCATGGCGAAGGATGCCAGCACAGCTTTGGCGCGGCCGCGATTGGCCCCCATGGAAGGATGAAGCTTCAAATTCACGGTGACCCTCGCATATGCCTCCTCAATGGAGGCGTCCATGATAGCGACGGGATTCGGGGGCGTGCTGGGTTTTCCCGGATCCCTGGAACCGATGGCGTTTTCAAATTCCCGATTCGCGAGTTCCACGAGGCGAGAGCAGTAGAGAGTCAGCTCGTCGCGGAGAGAGTCTGCCCCGGGCTGCATTTCAAACCCTGACCAATGCTGGCGCGTGATGATATCCGCGCGCGCGAAATTAAATCCCCAGCTTAGATAAGCCGAGAAAAGGAGAACGCCCGTCGCCGCGGCAAACCAGAGGACTCCGCAGGCAGCCGCATTGAACAGGTGACGCCGTCTCCGTGCAACCTGAATCGCTCCCCGCGTTGCCATGAACAGCACCCACAATGCTAGGCCGATCGCGGCCGTTTCGGCGACGCTGAATGGCACCAGGTTCGAGACGCGCGTGAGGCATCGCGAGATGGGCAGGCTTATCCTCTCCGAGTATACATGTTCGACCGCGTCCGGGAAATCAGCCAGGATCCACGCCAAGGGCGGCATGGCGCCACCCACCAGAAAAAGAGAAGCTCGGATGCCTGCACGAAGGCGCTGGTCGTCGGGCAGAGGCGCGTGGACGCCCAAGGCCGTGCGCACTCGGCTTCGCAACCCGGATCCATCCCCATTGGCTTTTGTCTTCATCAGGTTTGCGCGCATGATGCCTCCGCCGGCACTCTCCTCACTCACTCCCGCTTCGTGGCTGGATTTTTCCCATTCAATAGTGCAGATTATAGCTCCGTGAGACGGGCAAGACTTCGGTGGTCGAGACCTCTCTCTCCGATTGGTGCTGCTGGACCTCCTTAAAACCAAAATAAACGGCCAAAAACCGAGCGCAAGGCCGATTTTTCAGCCGGTCGTGATGCTCATCGCTTTTGAGATGAACAGCTTCGCGTCGTCAGTCCCCATCCCACAGAGTAATGTATGCGCAGATGACCAAGCTCGGGTTGCCGAAGCGTTGCAGCTGCAATAATATGGCGCTGTGAATCCTTCGAAAGTGCTGCGTGGGTAGGATCTAATGCCATGGGACATATCAGAATCCGTCTTCTCATGATCATCATCGCAACGTGCACCATGGGCGAGGCTTCTCTCTCAGCACAAGCGGCACGGTCCGTCCATGAGATCGTGTCGGCTTTGCGCCGCTTCGAGGAAATCTCGGGACATGATGTCGATGTGCCTCCGGCGGTGTCCGAAAATCTCACAGCCCTGAAGCACGCCTTGCGTGATTTGATTGTCGAGATCGCAGGGGCGCCGGAAACGGTCGCAACCGATCCGAATATTCTCGCCGCGAGGGTGGTCGAGCGTCTGGGAAGAGAGGATGTGCCTGTTGGAGATGAGGGAGGTTACGGGGCAATTGAGAGCATAGAACTCAGACGCCCGAAGGAGTATCCGGATTGGCTTGTCGCAACGACCGGTCTTTCAATTCCATATGGTTTGGACGTGTCGCTTTACCTGTTTGAGAGACAGGGCGGCACCTGGAAGCACGCATTGACCGTGGAATCGAACGGATATAAGACCATACGCGGCGCGCAGGGTTGGTTGAAGTATCGGGTCGCGCCGCCGATTCCAGGCGCCAAACCATACCTGGTTACCGCAGAAGTGTCCCCAAGTGACGTCTCGGTCTGGCAGGCGCTCCGATTGAAAGTCTTCCGGGTCGGCGCGAAACCCGAAGCGCCGCTCATCCTTGCTAATCGGGCGCTCGGATACTGTCTCGATGAACCTTATTACCTCACGGTCCGTGCCACTGGCTTCGGGCTTATCTATCTCGGAAATGTGGTCGATCTTGAACTCGCCGGCTGGCGCGGCGTTCACTACCTCGAGTACGCTGTTTCGGCCAGGCGGGCGTCAATCGTCCGGGAAACAGCAGTTGACCCTTATCGCCTGATCCAAAAGTGGGCCAGCGAGAGCTGGCCCGTCGCCTCGAGGTTGGCCGATCCCTCGGCAAAGGACGGCGTTCGCGCGTGGCACCAGCGTTTCCGGGAGTCAGGATGGGCGTGCGGCCTGGGGCAAATCCGATTGGGTCAGCGGCTCCAAGGTGACCACGAACAATTGCTGGCGGAGGCAGGGTGTGAAGAGGACGACAACAGATTTCCCTCCGCTCATGTCCTTCTGGCGCCTCAAAGCGACGGGTTCCACATCGCTTCCGTCTCGGGCACCGAAGCAACCTTGCCCGAAACTGGGGGCTACACCGTTTACTCCGCGGGACGCCCAGGGTTGACAGACCCCATCCCTGAAACCGTCGTTCAACCAAAGTTGCCGGCCGATACGCCGCCCGATGTCCCGAGTCCCGTGAGGCTCCGCCTCTCGATCACCGTCGATGAAGACGGCAACGTGGGTTCGGTAAGCGTCCTCGACTGGCCGGAGGACCGGCTCAAGATCGTCCTACCGGCAATCCAGGCGGTGCGAAAGTGGAAATACAGACCGGGCATGAAAGACGGTAAACCCGTGAAGGTGTCCCTTCAGGTCGAAGTGGTGTTTGAGCGATAACTCAAGCGCTCGATGAAAAATGCGTTGGCAATGGAGGACGGAGAGCCGTTCCCATGGCTGATCTGTCAACCACTGAGACAATTCTGCTGGGAATCGACGGCGATGGAGTGCTGCGATCAGCGGGACGCCAGTCAGCTGGCCAAGCTGGGCCATCGGCTGCATTTCGGCGAAGCCAAGGTGCTGGCCGGCGTCGCAACCGCGCGACTCGGCGACAAGAGCCGACACACGAGAGATTCTAGGGCGTCAATAAACTTTTTGTTTCCAGCCGGGCGTCCCTGGACTCCAGACTTCCGCGACTCAGCTGCCGGCATCGAATCCGGGCTGCGACTAATTGACTAACACGCTCGACGCACAATTCCTGGCAAGATATCAAATCGGCGGTTACGCATCGCTACCGCAAGGACACGCTGCCGGCGACCAAGCTGAGGAACGCATCTACCCGGAGCCGGATCTGTTGGACGTCGGAAGGCGAATAATCCGTGACGATTTTCAGGAAGGGGAGGCCGTGCTTTCTCTCGATGTGTCGCCTGAGGACTTCGGATTCCACGTCATAGGTGAGGCATGATTGCCAGACGAGGTCGACGATCCCTCCAGGCTTGAAGTCTTCGATCAGGCGGTCTACGTATTCCATCCGGCCGGCGTTCGGGGTCATGCACGAGCAGGGAAGGTGGAGGTATTTCCGGGCGATCGCCTCGACAGGATCACCCTCCTCGGCGACGTCTTCGAGAATCGGCTTCAACCCGGTGCAATTCTCTTGGGCCACGACTGTCGCCCCAGCCGCTTCGATGATTTCCAATACTTTCTCGGCGCCTTGCGGCATCGGAACACCGGTCATCAGGATCCGCGGCCTTTTCCACTGCAGAGCGGATGCCGCGATGCGGAGATGATCCTTCGGGTGGGAAGCCGCCGAGTCGGATTGGGCGATGATCATCTCATAGGCTTCGAGGTCCTCCGGAATCCCGGAGATCTGGCTCTTCGCGGCAAGGATTTCCCGCCCTGTGAGCGGGTTCCCGGCCCGACTGGCGATCTCCCGGCGGAGCGCCCTTTCCCGGTTCATCATCCGTATTGCCTCAGCCAGGCGCTCCCCGGTCACCGCGTTGCCCGTCAGCGCCTCCATCCGGCGGCAAAGGCCCTCGACTTCGGACTTCCAGCGGCCATAGGCGCCCACGTCATCCGGCTTCTGGGGAAGCTCAAGGACATGGATTGGCTTGAAGCCGCCCAGAAGCTCAAACATCTTTTTCTTCCCGTCGCAGGTCGTCTCGGCCACGACCAAGTCGCTCATCTCGAAAAAGGGGCTCGCCTTTTCGAGGGCGAAGCCGTAGCTCGACTTGATCAGGGGGCAGAGGCCGGCGGGAAGGTCACGCTCCGCATCGAGGGCGGCTTTGTGGCTCCCGCCGCAGGCGCAGACCGGAACGGCGCCGGCCGCCATGATGATTTCGCGCGGCGTGAATTCGCAGAAGGTCGAGACGATCTTCTTCCCCGCGGCCTTGGCCTCGCGGGCGAAATCCAAGGCATTCGCCACCGTTCGGTCGAATCGAGCGAGCGCGGGAACGGTGTGCAGGCATGCACTTCGTGGAGTCGCATCGATATGCCCGCCGCCGGCCGCAGACGCGTGGCAGCCCGCGCCCTGGTTCGGTACCGCGCCGTGTCGCGATTCGGCTCGGCTCGGCGCTTCGGATGCGTTGGCCATAACCGCTGTGTTGTCGCGATCCCTCCCTGGCCCGGCGCCGGCGCCGCGTGGAGGAAGGGGAACGGGACCCGAATCCAGTCCACACTCGCGCGGCGCGGATTCACCGGCCCGAAAGTCCGCGATCGTGACGTGTTTCGGCTCGGCTTCCGGAATCCCGCGCGCGACAGCGATCCCGGCCAGCCGCCCCTGATGACCGAGCCGCCTTGCGCCCACGAGCGCCGCGCCGAGCGCTCCCGTGATCCGGGGATCGGCCGGGACGATCAGCCTTTCTCGGAGCTCCCGGCCCAGGGCCGCAACCATCGCCTCGTTCAACGCCACACCGCCCGTAAAGGCGACCGGAGCGCGGACCCCGACGCGTTCGGCCAGCCCTGCCACCCGCCGGGCGATCGATCGGACGATCCCTGCGGCAATCTCCTCCCGGGGAACGCCACGAGCGATCATCCCAATCACCTCGGATTCGGCGAAAACGACGCACATCGAGCTGATCTCGGACTCGGCCGATGCGCGCCGGGCCAACGCGGACAGGCCGTCGATGTCCGAGCCCAAGATTCTCGCGGCGACTTCGAGGAACCGGCCGCAACCCGCGGCGCAGCGATCGTTCAAGGCGAAGTCGCGGACCTTGCCGCTCCCGTCGTCTGCGAGCAGAATGGACTTGCAGTCCTGGCCGCCGATGTCGATCACGGTCCTGACTTCGGGGCGAACGGCGGCGACTCCGACCGCGTGACAGGATATTTCCGTAGCCGTTTCGTGGGCGAGCCCTGGCTGAACGCGGCCATAGCCTGTGGCCACGATGCG is a genomic window of Terriglobia bacterium containing:
- a CDS encoding VOC family protein, producing MAIIDEKAGTIPDNKILLREIVHACVVVRNVEKTARNLSDKFGIGPWDVHVKSYPESQASFRGKSTDCTFKFAYARVGTITLELVEPISGMSSYQEFLEQHGEGLHHLGFPVPLPFDAEIEKWKRQGLQPVQVMKLDDPEEGWAYMDTQDLAGFTLEILSFRKFQ
- the pelA gene encoding pectate lyase, producing MVVGRTWRFTTAAGAQKLIEPAVPWSQCLRQSAAWYATPEAVRIADNVLLYQRGTGGWPKNIDMAVPLTPAGRSRVALDKRLTDSTIDNDATTTQIRFLARVSEAADQPRFRSSILEGLRFLLAAQYANGGWPQYYPLRDDYSRQITFNDDAAVNVMLLLRDVASGLPPFAFVDPTTRKRASSAGDRGVQLIIAAQIKVNGKPTGWCAQHDAVTLAPCKARAYELPSIAGRESVSIVRLLMGVDNPGPEVVLAIHNAVEWFRAAAIKGLRVDKVSAPSQPRGFDYVVVADPAAPLLWARFYDIVTNRPMFVGRDGIVKARLQDIEYERRTGYTYLGPFAADLLQKDYPAWERQHTRKVPNAELVTGDHDFEAVEGEIKVAWLK
- a CDS encoding DUF3810 domain-containing protein, which produces MRANLMKTKANGDGSGLRSRVRTALGVHAPLPDDQRLRAGIRASLFLVGGAMPPLAWILADFPDAVEHVYSERISLPISRCLTRVSNLVPFSVAETAAIGLALWVLFMATRGAIQVARRRRHLFNAAACGVLWFAAATGVLLFSAYLSWGFNFARADIITRQHWSGFEMQPGADSLRDELTLYCSRLVELANREFENAIGSRDPGKPSTPPNPVAIMDASIEEAYARVTVNLKLHPSMGANRGRAKAVLASFAMNSLLIGGVYSPWTGEANFNRELPPHTLPQAIAHEKAHQRGIASEDEANFFGFLACIHARDPYVRYSGYLFAQQQLLGELRRLAPDKVVEFTSRRNGGIQRDIAYNRMFVDRHRGFVSNANAVAIDTYLKANRAPAGIRSYSLSAQLIIIYARAVGKGAWL
- a CDS encoding energy transducer TonB, whose amino-acid sequence is MGHIRIRLLMIIIATCTMGEASLSAQAARSVHEIVSALRRFEEISGHDVDVPPAVSENLTALKHALRDLIVEIAGAPETVATDPNILAARVVERLGREDVPVGDEGGYGAIESIELRRPKEYPDWLVATTGLSIPYGLDVSLYLFERQGGTWKHALTVESNGYKTIRGAQGWLKYRVAPPIPGAKPYLVTAEVSPSDVSVWQALRLKVFRVGAKPEAPLILANRALGYCLDEPYYLTVRATGFGLIYLGNVVDLELAGWRGVHYLEYAVSARRASIVRETAVDPYRLIQKWASESWPVASRLADPSAKDGVRAWHQRFRESGWACGLGQIRLGQRLQGDHEQLLAEAGCEEDDNRFPSAHVLLAPQSDGFHIASVSGTEATLPETGGYTVYSAGRPGLTDPIPETVVQPKLPADTPPDVPSPVRLRLSITVDEDGNVGSVSVLDWPEDRLKIVLPAIQAVRKWKYRPGMKDGKPVKVSLQVEVVFER
- a CDS encoding acyl-CoA dehydratase activase; amino-acid sequence: MPELILGLDLGSRAVKAVLYDLAGSRVAAACVRDGTSDKTADAELLIREVMEAAGTPRENLLRIVATGYGRVQPGLAHETATEISCHAVGVAAVRPEVRTVIDIGGQDCKSILLADDGSGKVRDFALNDRCAAGCGRFLEVAARILGSDIDGLSALARRASAESEISSMCVVFAESEVIGMIARGVPREEIAAGIVRSIARRVAGLAERVGVRAPVAFTGGVALNEAMVAALGRELRERLIVPADPRITGALGAALVGARRLGHQGRLAGIAVARGIPEAEPKHVTIADFRAGESAPRECGLDSGPVPLPPRGAGAGPGRDRDNTAVMANASEAPSRAESRHGAVPNQGAGCHASAAGGGHIDATPRSACLHTVPALARFDRTVANALDFAREAKAAGKKIVSTFCEFTPREIIMAAGAVPVCACGGSHKAALDAERDLPAGLCPLIKSSYGFALEKASPFFEMSDLVVAETTCDGKKKMFELLGGFKPIHVLELPQKPDDVGAYGRWKSEVEGLCRRMEALTGNAVTGERLAEAIRMMNRERALRREIASRAGNPLTGREILAAKSQISGIPEDLEAYEMIIAQSDSAASHPKDHLRIAASALQWKRPRILMTGVPMPQGAEKVLEIIEAAGATVVAQENCTGLKPILEDVAEEGDPVEAIARKYLHLPCSCMTPNAGRMEYVDRLIEDFKPGGIVDLVWQSCLTYDVESEVLRRHIERKHGLPFLKIVTDYSPSDVQQIRLRVDAFLSLVAGSVSLR